In a genomic window of Scyliorhinus torazame isolate Kashiwa2021f chromosome 5, sScyTor2.1, whole genome shotgun sequence:
- the LOC140419128 gene encoding uncharacterized protein, producing the protein MVKQWKCVDCGKCFRYPSQLEIHKRSHTGEKLFTCSTCGKEFTQSFCLMTHQRIHTGEKPYDCSHCGKSFRSLSNLTEHLRVHTGERPFHCSECGQRFTCSSHLTLHKRVHTGERPFVCSVCGKGFIKSATLLEHQRVHTDEKAFTCMECEKSFSRAISLRDHQRIHTGEKPFTCAECGKGFALKSQLRSHKLVHTDERPFQCSDCEKSFKSRRDLTIHQRIHSGEKPFTCPVCGRGFTRTSGCLRHQRVHM; encoded by the coding sequence ATGGTGAAACAGTGGAAATGTGTAGACTGTGGGAAGTGTTTCAGATACCCATCACAGCTGGAAATTCataaacgcagtcacactggagagaagttattcacctgctccacctgtggaaaggaattcactcagtcattctgcctaatgacacaccagcgaattcacaccggagaGAAACCCTACGattgctctcattgtgggaagagCTTCCGGTCTTTATCCAACCTCACTGAGCAtctacgggttcacactggagagagaccattccacTGCTCTGAATGCGGGCAGAGATTCACTTGTTCTTCCCACCTCACTCTACACAAACGtgtccacactggtgagaggccgttcgtctgctcagtgtgtgggaagggatttattaaaTCGGCGACCCTTCTtgaacaccagcgtgttcacactgacgagaaagcaTTCACCTGCATGGAGTGTGAGAAGAGTTTCAGTCGTGCAATTAGTCTTCGggatcaccagcgaattcacacaggggagaaaccctttacctgcgctgaatgtgggaagggatttgctttgAAATCGCAGCTTCGGTCACataaacttgttcacactgatgagagaccatttcaatgttctgactgtgaaaagagctttaaaagcagaagagATTTGACGATTCACCAGCGAATCCattccggggagaagccgttcacctgccccgTGTGTGGCAGAGGATTCACTCGGACATCCGGTTGTctcagacaccagagagttcacatgtga